The following are from one region of the Nicotiana tabacum cultivar K326 chromosome 3, ASM71507v2, whole genome shotgun sequence genome:
- the LOC107829458 gene encoding uncharacterized protein LOC107829458, with protein MASLVSKTSVTRGLISRIRAPSIAHSLCTATETRTQKLERIADQLLDLNKLEKHDYAILFRHKMGLNRYGPAVSGLGSSGPSSGPAATEANAEEKTIFDVKLEKFDAAAKIKVIKEIRAFTDLGLKEAKELVEKAPAVVKKGVTKDEANAIIGKLKAIGATAVLE; from the coding sequence ATGGCATCTCTAGTTTCAAAAACCTCAGTAACAAGGGGACTCATTTCTCGGATCCGTGCCCCGTCAATAGCTCACTCTCTATGCACCGCTACTGAAACCCGAACCCAGAAGCTGGAGCGGATCGCTGACCAACTTCTGGACCTGAACAAGCTCGAAAAACATGACTACGCCATTCTCTTccggcacaaaatgggtcttaaTCGATATGGGCCTGCTGTTTCGGGCTTAGGTTCTTCTGGTCCTTCCTCTGGGCCAGCGGCTACTGAAGCAAATGCTGAAGAAAAAACCATCTTTGATGTAAAGCTCGAAAAGTTTGATGCAGCGGCTAAGATTAAGGTGATTAAGGAAATTAGGGCTTTTACTGATTTGGGCTTAAAGGAAGCTAAGGAGTTGGTGGAAAAAGCGCCAGCTGTGGTGAAAAAAGGAGTAACCAAAGATGAAGCTAATGCCATTATTGGAAAGCTCAAGGCAATTGGTGCTACAGCGGTATTAGaatga